The Castanea sativa cultivar Marrone di Chiusa Pesio chromosome 11, ASM4071231v1 genome contains a region encoding:
- the LOC142616865 gene encoding serine/threonine-protein phosphatase 7 long form homolog: protein MDKSGDRVHLMFMEFLRNLHDPPKYSWGSGCLAWLYKELCRASDKEASQIGGALQLVQYWAWARLPFLCPRIEPPPGCDYGPWPKAPLAFKWVRVPSPKSRPSGTALIHYREQLVRMQPDQIIWQPYEADFGHLPDFCVAGRDTWTARVPLVCFCIVETHHPDRVLRQFGLAQERPDHVVYDDRLHRIDLRGKVEKNWREEHGPYILTWDTRQQRLCHAPPQTGEMPRNHDYYRWYRLVTRKYVDRNSAKLDIMVMC from the exons atggacaagtcgggagatagggtgcatctGATGTTCATGGAGTTCCTGCGGAACCTTCATGATCCGCCaaagtatagttggggtagtggttgcCTGGCATGGTTGTATAAAGAGTTGTGTCGGGCAAGTGATAAAGAGGCATCGCAGATTGGTGGGGCGTTGCAattggtccagtattgggcatgggcgaggttgccattcttgtgcccgaGGATAGAGCCACCACCTGGATGCgattatggcccatggccaaaagctccacttgcatttaa gtgggtgcgggtgccaagCCCGAAGAGTAGGCCATCCGGCACGGCGTTGATCCATTATCGTgagcaattagttagaatgCAGCCGGACCAg atTATATGGCAGCCATATGAGGCAGACTTCGGCCACCTTCCTGACTTCTGCGTCGCAGGGAGGGATACGTGGACGGCAAGGGTgccacttgtgtgtttttgcatagtagagaCACACCACCCAGATCGTGTCCTTCGACAATTTGGGTTGGCGCAAGAGCGGCCCGATCATGTTGTGTACGATGATAGACTGCATAGAATAGACTTGCGTGGGAAGGTGGAAAAGAATTGGAGGGAGGAACATGGACCGTATATCCTTACATGGGATACGAGACAACAACGActttgccatgcacctcctcagACTGGTGAGATGCCTCGCAATCATGATTATTACCGCTGGTACCGTCTAGTCACTCGAAAGTATGTCGACCGCAACAGCGCTAAATTAGATATAATGGTAATGtgttaa
- the LOC142618082 gene encoding fumarate hydratase 1, mitochondrial-like: MHIAAAMEINSRLIPNLKHLHTSLNSKVKYGIDRVFCTLPRIYQLAQGGTAVGTGLNTKKGLHMMLLLKPVEPLTQLLLL, translated from the exons ATGCATATTGCAGCTGCAATGGAAATAAATTCCAGATTGATACCAAATTTGAAACATTTGCATACCTCACTAAATTCAAAG GTAAAATATGGAATTGACCGTGTCTTCTGCACGCTACCTCGGATCTATCAG CTTGCACAGGGTGGTACTGCTGTAGGCACTGGATTGAACACAAAGAAAGG GCTGCACATGATGCTTTTGTTGAAACCAGTGGAGCCCTTAACACAATTGTTGCTTCTCTGA